One Saccharospirillaceae bacterium DNA segment encodes these proteins:
- a CDS encoding carbonic anhydrase, protein MDLKIIEGVLNFREKVYPERKDLFGTLANGQSPHVLFITCSDSRIDPNLVTSADPGDLFICRNAGNIIPPHSTETGGMTASVEYAVAVLGVEDIVICGHTDCGAIKGALNVEQLKGLPHVKEWLSHCRSAMEIVRERNGIDSEACIGHEHLGEAIEENVLQQLQHLRTHPAVAAKLATGKVRLHGWVYDIEKGEIRCSDGGPFTDFQELYAAEVTAVNERRFFSK, encoded by the coding sequence GTGGATTTAAAGATTATCGAAGGCGTTCTGAACTTCCGTGAGAAGGTCTATCCGGAGCGCAAAGACCTGTTCGGCACACTGGCAAATGGTCAGAGCCCGCATGTTTTATTCATTACCTGTTCCGACTCTCGTATTGACCCTAACCTGGTCACCAGCGCCGACCCCGGCGATCTGTTCATCTGCCGCAACGCCGGTAACATCATTCCTCCCCACAGCACCGAAACAGGTGGTATGACGGCATCGGTAGAATATGCCGTGGCGGTGCTGGGCGTTGAAGACATTGTGATCTGTGGTCATACCGATTGCGGTGCGATAAAAGGTGCTTTAAACGTTGAGCAATTGAAAGGCCTGCCGCACGTGAAAGAATGGTTAAGTCACTGTCGCAGCGCGATGGAGATTGTTCGTGAACGTAACGGTATTGATAGCGAAGCGTGTATTGGTCATGAGCATCTTGGCGAAGCGATTGAAGAAAACGTTTTACAGCAGCTTCAGCATTTGCGTACTCACCCGGCAGTTGCCGCTAAATTAGCAACTGGCAAAGTGCGTTTGCACGGCTGGGTATACGATATTGAAAAAGGCGAGATACGTTGCAGCGACGGTGGCCCTTTCACCGATTTTCAGGAGCTGTATGCGGCTGAGGTTACTGCGGTGAATGAGCGACGGTTTTTCTCGAAGTAG
- the ahpF gene encoding alkyl hydroperoxide reductase subunit F has protein sequence MLDVTMKQQLGAYLANLRNPIELQVSVNGSDKARELEELAREIAELHKDISVSVTEDEINGRSPVMTVAKAGQPARVTFAGVPLGHEFTSLVLALLQAGSHPSKEDQALQDQAKSLTRELNFEVYVSLSCHNCPDVVQAVNLIAALNPNVTATMIDGGVFQQEVTDKNIMAVPSLYLNGEPLANGKQTLAEILNKVDDDADAKAAAAVADKDPFDVLVVGGGPAGASAAIYAARKGIRTGIVADRFGGQVADTVGIENFISVPYTEGPKLVAHLEEHVKEYDVDVMKAQQAVGVRKTDSGLTEVELANGAVVSGKTVIMATGARWREMNVPGEQEYKAKGVAYCPHCDGPLFKGKKTAVIGGGNSGIEAAIDLAGIVEHVTVLEFADTLRADAVLVKKAESLPNVTIIKEAMTTEVIGDGERVTGLKYQDRSTGEEKTLELAGIFVQIGLVPNTEFLKGSLNLSERGEVVIDEHGQTNVPGVFAAGDCTTVPYKQIIISMGAGATAALGAFDYLIRN, from the coding sequence ATGCTTGACGTAACTATGAAACAACAACTGGGCGCTTACCTGGCTAATCTGCGTAATCCGATTGAGCTTCAGGTATCGGTTAACGGTTCTGATAAAGCACGTGAGTTAGAAGAATTAGCGCGCGAAATCGCTGAATTACACAAAGATATCTCGGTTTCTGTGACCGAAGACGAAATCAACGGCCGCTCGCCAGTGATGACGGTCGCGAAGGCGGGTCAGCCAGCACGCGTTACGTTTGCCGGTGTACCGCTGGGCCACGAATTTACTTCTCTGGTACTGGCACTGTTACAAGCGGGCAGCCACCCATCGAAAGAAGATCAGGCACTACAGGATCAGGCGAAAAGCCTGACTCGCGAGCTGAACTTCGAAGTGTACGTATCGCTGTCGTGCCATAACTGCCCGGACGTGGTTCAGGCGGTGAACTTAATCGCAGCACTGAATCCAAACGTGACCGCCACCATGATCGACGGTGGTGTGTTCCAGCAGGAAGTGACCGACAAAAACATCATGGCGGTACCGTCGCTGTACTTAAACGGTGAGCCATTGGCGAACGGTAAACAAACGCTGGCGGAAATTCTGAATAAAGTGGATGACGACGCTGATGCCAAAGCCGCTGCGGCCGTCGCTGATAAAGATCCGTTTGATGTATTGGTTGTTGGCGGAGGCCCGGCGGGCGCATCAGCCGCGATTTACGCCGCGCGTAAAGGCATTCGTACCGGTATTGTGGCCGATCGTTTTGGCGGTCAGGTTGCAGACACCGTGGGAATCGAAAACTTTATTTCGGTACCGTACACCGAAGGTCCGAAGCTGGTGGCCCATCTGGAAGAACACGTTAAAGAATACGACGTGGACGTGATGAAAGCCCAGCAAGCGGTGGGTGTCCGCAAGACGGATTCTGGTTTAACCGAGGTCGAATTGGCCAATGGCGCAGTGGTCAGCGGTAAAACCGTGATTATGGCCACCGGTGCACGCTGGAGAGAAATGAACGTACCGGGTGAGCAGGAATACAAAGCCAAAGGTGTGGCGTACTGCCCACACTGTGACGGCCCGCTGTTCAAAGGCAAAAAGACCGCTGTGATCGGTGGGGGTAACTCCGGCATCGAAGCGGCGATAGATTTGGCGGGTATCGTGGAACACGTAACGGTACTGGAATTTGCAGACACCTTGCGTGCTGATGCGGTACTGGTGAAAAAAGCCGAATCGCTGCCAAACGTCACCATTATTAAAGAGGCCATGACCACTGAAGTGATTGGCGATGGCGAGCGCGTAACCGGGCTGAAATACCAGGACCGTTCAACAGGCGAAGAAAAGACGCTGGAGCTGGCCGGTATTTTTGTTCAGATCGGTTTAGTACCGAATACTGAATTCCTGAAAGGTTCGCTGAACTTATCCGAACGGGGCGAAGTCGTAATTGATGAACACGGCCAAACTAATGTACCTGGCGTATTTGCCGCCGGTGACTGTACTACCGTGCCGTACAAGCAAATTATCATCTCCATGGGCGCAGGTGCCACTGCGGCACTGGGAGCATTTGATTACCTGATTCGTAACTGA
- a CDS encoding metallo-mystery pair system four-Cys motif protein — protein MQARTFSKLALTAATAALVACGSDSDSQSGDKNISLEFAAQLNSSELKCGSNTETVGTAQTPADIKYFGAYISELEVATASGEFQKVTLSSAKNTDVERGISLITFCGNQDPSSEETTIYNQIQGTVAEAADYTRVRFTLGVPEQYNHLDATQTEGILAKSIFMHWNWTAGYKHIRMDVANWNIHLGSTNCTGENADARCNNGNRPRYTLENIDLNADQIVFDYAALVNNSNISSNTANTPPGCMSRIDDPECGEVFKSLGLDLTSGQCLNGDCNSQSWIRSEPK, from the coding sequence ATGCAAGCTCGTACATTCAGTAAGCTCGCACTCACAGCAGCCACTGCCGCTTTGGTAGCCTGTGGTTCAGACAGTGACAGCCAGTCTGGCGATAAAAACATCAGTCTGGAATTTGCAGCACAGTTGAACAGCAGTGAACTGAAATGCGGTAGCAATACCGAAACGGTCGGCACCGCACAAACGCCCGCCGATATTAAATACTTTGGTGCTTATATTTCGGAGCTGGAAGTTGCAACGGCAAGTGGCGAATTTCAGAAGGTCACTCTCAGCAGTGCCAAAAATACCGATGTTGAACGCGGTATCAGCCTGATCACTTTCTGTGGAAATCAAGACCCGTCCTCTGAGGAAACGACCATTTATAACCAGATCCAGGGAACCGTGGCCGAAGCTGCAGACTACACACGTGTGCGTTTTACACTGGGGGTTCCTGAACAATATAACCACCTGGACGCAACACAAACCGAAGGTATCCTGGCCAAAAGTATCTTTATGCACTGGAACTGGACCGCAGGTTACAAACATATCCGGATGGATGTTGCCAATTGGAACATCCACCTGGGTTCAACCAACTGCACAGGCGAAAATGCTGATGCACGCTGCAACAATGGCAATCGACCACGCTATACACTGGAAAATATCGACCTGAATGCTGACCAGATTGTGTTTGATTACGCCGCCCTGGTGAATAACTCAAACATCAGCAGCAACACGGCTAATACACCTCCGGGCTGTATGTCTCGTATCGACGACCCGGAATGTGGTGAAGTCTTTAAATCTCTCGGATTGGACTTAACCTCCGGCCAATGTTTAAACGGGGACTGTAATAGCCAAAGCTGGATTCGCTCTGAGCCAAAATAG
- a CDS encoding glutathione S-transferase family protein, translating into MITVHHLNQSRSKRVLWLLEELQLPYQVVKHQRDTETHLAPESLKAIHPLAKAPVIHTGEFLLSESGAIVEYILDQDEQNRLRPARGTEAYYRFQEWMHFAEGSLSLPVITNLFMNMEERSGQQAMDHYIGKEIELDFSFIENTLSKQAYFAGDEFSAADIMMTFMLETVAANGILDNRPNTQKYLQTVQQREAYLKASEQG; encoded by the coding sequence ATGATTACCGTACACCATCTGAATCAATCACGCTCCAAACGAGTCCTGTGGTTACTGGAGGAGTTACAACTGCCCTACCAGGTTGTAAAACATCAACGCGACACAGAAACACACCTGGCACCAGAGAGCCTTAAAGCCATTCATCCACTGGCTAAGGCTCCGGTTATTCATACGGGTGAGTTCTTACTAAGTGAGTCAGGTGCCATCGTTGAATACATCCTCGACCAGGATGAGCAGAATCGCTTGCGCCCAGCACGCGGTACCGAAGCGTATTATCGTTTTCAAGAGTGGATGCATTTCGCGGAGGGTTCTCTGAGCTTACCAGTAATCACCAACCTGTTTATGAACATGGAAGAACGCTCAGGCCAACAAGCCATGGACCATTACATCGGTAAAGAAATTGAACTCGACTTCAGCTTTATTGAAAACACACTGTCGAAGCAAGCTTACTTTGCCGGAGACGAATTCAGTGCAGCCGACATTATGATGACCTTTATGCTGGAAACAGTCGCTGCTAACGGTATTTTGGATAATCGCCCGAATACTCAAAAATACCTGCAAACCGTGCAGCAACGTGAGGCTTATCTTAAAGCCAGTGAACAAGGCTGA
- a CDS encoding di-heme enzyme, which yields MPRFIQLIVPLLGLFISACKESEYQRLQDTPAAGITLLQLNPAAGFAMPVVPDANPLTDAKIELGRHLFYDKQLSSNQQQSCESCHEQSKAFSDGTALPHGTTGDLLARNSQTLTNVAYNINYTWANPRLTTLEQQILIPLTAEDPIELGINDGNLSHILQRFRDRLLYQQLFSAAFPNDADPFSLANIIKALASFNRILISDRSAFDKGQLSESAQRGRDLFFSEKADCFHCHDSFNFSQSSKNVNSLTIPSQRFFNNGLYNLSQDGDYPQNNQGAFEVTGKAEDKGSFRPPTLRNIELTAPYMHDGSIQTLEGIVEFYANGGRQIQSSGDIDNLAIINESLGQPANAIRHLAGDGRANPNKLANGFVSGFEATAQEKADLVNFLKSLTDHEFINDPRFANPFITTQEPSL from the coding sequence ATGCCTCGTTTTATTCAACTGATCGTGCCGTTATTGGGTTTGTTTATCAGCGCCTGCAAAGAGTCTGAATACCAACGCTTGCAAGATACCCCAGCTGCAGGAATAACGCTGTTACAACTCAACCCGGCAGCAGGTTTTGCCATGCCAGTGGTGCCCGATGCCAACCCTTTAACGGACGCCAAAATTGAACTGGGGCGTCATTTATTTTATGACAAGCAGTTATCATCCAATCAACAACAAAGTTGCGAATCCTGCCACGAACAGAGCAAAGCCTTCAGTGACGGTACTGCTTTACCCCATGGCACAACCGGAGATTTATTAGCGCGTAATTCACAAACACTGACGAACGTGGCTTACAACATTAATTACACCTGGGCCAACCCACGCTTAACCACACTGGAACAACAAATTTTGATTCCGTTGACAGCGGAAGACCCGATTGAACTGGGTATAAACGACGGTAATTTAAGTCATATTCTGCAGCGCTTCCGCGACCGTTTACTGTACCAGCAATTATTCAGCGCCGCCTTTCCAAACGATGCTGATCCCTTTTCATTGGCTAACATAATCAAAGCACTGGCATCGTTTAACCGCATTTTAATATCCGATCGTTCTGCGTTTGATAAAGGGCAATTATCGGAATCAGCGCAACGTGGTCGTGATCTGTTTTTCAGCGAAAAAGCCGACTGCTTCCACTGTCACGATAGTTTTAATTTTTCACAATCGAGCAAAAACGTTAATTCACTTACCATTCCGAGCCAGCGGTTTTTTAACAACGGTTTATACAATCTGAGCCAGGATGGTGACTATCCACAAAATAATCAGGGCGCTTTTGAAGTAACCGGCAAAGCCGAAGATAAGGGTAGCTTCCGCCCACCCACTCTGAGAAATATTGAGCTGACCGCACCTTACATGCACGATGGCAGCATTCAAACGTTAGAAGGCATCGTCGAGTTTTACGCCAACGGTGGTCGTCAGATTCAATCGTCGGGGGATATCGATAATCTGGCCATTATTAATGAATCGCTGGGACAACCGGCCAATGCGATCCGTCATCTCGCCGGAGATGGTCGTGCCAACCCCAATAAATTAGCCAATGGTTTTGTATCCGGCTTTGAAGCAACGGCTCAGGAAAAGGCCGATCTGGTGAACTTCCTGAAAAGTCTGACGGATCACGAATTTATTAACGATCCCCGTTTCGCCAATCCATTTATCACCACACAGGAACCGTCGTTATGA
- a CDS encoding LysR family transcriptional regulator — MPLTVQRLVNRLSLRQLQLFQAVDQQGGYGKAAELLGLTQPAVSAQVKQLEETLNQKLFEYVGRKLYRTEAGDVVAQSVNQVFEELRNMQANLHALDGNISGDLRIAAVNTAQFVVPYLLQPFLNQHHNVATQVNVVNRHNAIERLKNNRDDLVVMGMVPSERPFTSVPFLDNELVPVWRHDHSLAKKLKKSGKSLSAQKFLDLPQLVREQGSGTRLALEIHCQEHKLNFKPYMELGSSDALKHAILAGLGVSVVPKLGIQAELELGLLEIAPVTGFPLVRSWCLVYPSAKQPSPVAQAFINYVRENDKDFGHHLTCS; from the coding sequence ATGCCTCTGACCGTTCAGCGTCTGGTAAATCGCTTAAGTCTGCGCCAGCTGCAATTGTTTCAGGCCGTTGATCAACAAGGAGGTTATGGTAAAGCGGCTGAATTACTGGGCCTGACTCAGCCTGCAGTCAGCGCGCAGGTCAAACAGCTTGAAGAAACACTGAATCAGAAGTTGTTCGAATACGTGGGCCGCAAGCTTTACCGTACGGAAGCGGGTGACGTGGTTGCCCAGAGTGTGAATCAAGTATTCGAAGAACTGCGCAATATGCAGGCTAACCTGCACGCACTGGACGGCAATATCTCTGGCGACTTGCGCATCGCTGCGGTGAATACCGCACAGTTTGTGGTGCCCTACCTGCTGCAGCCTTTCCTTAACCAACACCACAATGTCGCTACTCAGGTGAATGTTGTGAACCGTCATAACGCCATTGAACGGCTGAAAAACAATCGCGATGACCTGGTTGTTATGGGTATGGTGCCGAGTGAGCGACCATTCACTTCGGTTCCCTTTCTCGACAATGAACTGGTGCCGGTGTGGCGCCACGACCATTCCCTGGCAAAAAAACTGAAGAAGTCAGGAAAGTCACTATCCGCTCAAAAATTTCTCGACCTGCCCCAACTGGTAAGGGAACAAGGATCAGGTACCCGCTTGGCATTAGAGATTCATTGCCAGGAACACAAACTCAACTTTAAACCCTATATGGAACTTGGCTCCAGCGACGCACTGAAACACGCGATCCTGGCGGGTTTGGGTGTTTCGGTCGTGCCTAAACTGGGCATTCAGGCAGAGCTGGAACTGGGCTTATTAGAGATTGCTCCCGTAACGGGCTTCCCGCTGGTTCGCTCATGGTGCCTGGTGTATCCGTCGGCAAAACAGCCCAGCCCGGTAGCACAGGCCTTTATTAATTACGTGCGAGAGAATGACAAAGACTTTGGTCACCATTTAACATGTAGCTAA
- a CDS encoding trimeric intracellular cation channel family protein: MPDLTQLLFGQQHLSAEQVLYWSTMFASVFTGAAAVLDARGKQFDLFGVMIIAFSAALGGGTLRDVILDRDVFWVHDDSYLVFTWLGAIFTFYLARSIRLSSRWFIVPDAAGLGLYTVAGTQAALALEVSWLVASFMGVLTGVAGGILRDILLNEIPVVFRSEHTLYATVAWVGSLILIVMNEYQISQAVSAAVVIGFIFITRLMAIRWNLVLPEYREK, from the coding sequence ATGCCCGATTTAACGCAACTTCTTTTTGGCCAACAACATCTCAGCGCTGAACAGGTGTTGTACTGGTCAACCATGTTTGCCTCGGTCTTTACCGGGGCGGCTGCCGTACTGGACGCCCGCGGTAAACAATTCGATTTATTCGGTGTGATGATCATCGCCTTCAGTGCCGCTCTGGGTGGCGGAACCTTACGCGATGTGATTCTGGATCGTGATGTGTTCTGGGTACACGACGACAGTTATCTGGTGTTCACCTGGCTCGGGGCGATTTTCACTTTCTACCTGGCCCGCTCCATTCGCCTGTCCAGTCGCTGGTTTATTGTACCGGATGCTGCAGGGTTGGGATTGTATACGGTGGCTGGCACTCAGGCTGCGCTGGCGTTAGAAGTCAGTTGGCTGGTTGCCAGTTTTATGGGGGTATTAACCGGTGTCGCCGGCGGTATTTTGCGCGATATTTTATTAAACGAAATCCCGGTGGTTTTCCGTAGTGAACACACACTGTATGCCACTGTTGCCTGGGTTGGTTCACTGATATTAATTGTTATGAACGAGTATCAGATCAGTCAGGCGGTGTCTGCCGCGGTGGTGATTGGTTTTATTTTTATAACCCGACTGATGGCGATTCGCTGGAATCTGGTTTTACCGGAGTATCGTGAGAAATAG
- a CDS encoding leucyl aminopeptidase family protein — protein MSAVLLAADQASTIVPLTILEKSAYESWLAAQTDACQTWLRSCGYNGNGAQLIPNADGSALRALFVCATLDNVFAAGDLSSQLPAGQYQIDNINDTDQLIAIAFAWGTGAYRFEKYKSNDKPQAQLVLTDSDALKIARDMVQAVSWTRDLINTPAGDMMPQHLAAATEAIAGQFGASVTQVVGDDLLTENYPTIHAVGRASDHAPRLIDLRWGKSSDPKVTLVGKGVCFDSGGLDLKPAAAMRLMKKDMGGAAQVLGLAYLIMSQQLPVNLRVLIPAVENAVSANAFRPGDVITTRKGTTVEIDNTDAEGRLVLCDALTEAVGDQPEIIFDFATLTGACRVALGTELPGFFTNQMQLASDLMQQGNKVTDPVWQLPLHTPYNDMLKSDVADMVNSVPGPFGGAITAALYLEHFVDDTPWVHFDVMAWNQRKLPGRPTGGEAMGIRAVFSYLQNRFNAE, from the coding sequence ATGTCCGCAGTTTTATTAGCCGCCGATCAAGCCAGTACCATTGTTCCTCTGACAATTCTGGAAAAGTCCGCTTACGAAAGCTGGCTGGCGGCACAAACAGACGCATGCCAAACCTGGCTGCGAAGCTGTGGTTATAACGGCAATGGCGCACAACTGATTCCCAACGCCGATGGTTCAGCCTTACGCGCACTGTTTGTCTGTGCAACGCTGGATAATGTTTTTGCCGCCGGTGACCTTTCCTCTCAGCTGCCAGCTGGCCAATATCAGATTGATAATATCAACGATACTGATCAGTTAATTGCCATCGCATTTGCCTGGGGCACTGGTGCTTACCGTTTTGAAAAGTACAAAAGCAACGACAAACCACAGGCTCAGCTAGTGCTAACCGACAGCGATGCACTGAAAATAGCGCGTGATATGGTGCAGGCAGTCAGCTGGACCCGAGATCTGATTAACACGCCGGCCGGCGATATGATGCCGCAGCATTTAGCCGCGGCAACCGAAGCCATCGCCGGGCAATTTGGCGCCAGCGTGACACAGGTTGTTGGTGACGATTTATTAACTGAAAACTATCCAACCATTCATGCTGTTGGCCGCGCCAGCGATCATGCACCGCGATTAATTGATCTGCGCTGGGGCAAAAGCTCAGACCCGAAAGTTACCCTGGTGGGTAAAGGCGTTTGCTTTGATAGCGGCGGCCTTGATTTAAAACCCGCCGCGGCCATGCGTCTGATGAAAAAAGATATGGGGGGCGCGGCTCAGGTATTGGGCCTGGCGTACTTAATCATGTCGCAGCAGTTGCCGGTGAATTTGCGGGTATTAATTCCGGCGGTTGAGAATGCCGTCAGTGCCAATGCTTTCCGTCCGGGTGATGTTATCACCACCCGCAAAGGCACCACCGTTGAAATTGACAACACCGACGCAGAGGGTCGCCTGGTGTTGTGTGATGCGCTCACCGAAGCGGTTGGCGATCAGCCAGAAATCATTTTCGATTTTGCAACATTAACCGGTGCCTGTCGCGTCGCACTGGGTACTGAACTGCCGGGTTTCTTTACCAACCAAATGCAGCTGGCCAGTGATTTAATGCAGCAAGGCAATAAAGTTACTGACCCGGTTTGGCAACTGCCGTTGCACACGCCTTACAACGATATGTTAAAAAGTGACGTCGCGGATATGGTGAACTCGGTACCCGGACCGTTTGGCGGTGCGATTACGGCGGCTCTGTACCTGGAGCACTTTGTGGACGATACGCCGTGGGTGCACTTTGACGTCATGGCCTGGAACCAGCGCAAATTACCAGGACGTCCGACCGGTGGAGAAGCAATGGGAATCCGTGCTGTTTTCTCTTATCTGCAAAACCGTTTTAACGCTGAATAA
- a CDS encoding DUF4375 domain-containing protein, whose protein sequence is MKIEDRVLDRVDSVGFENLSDPEKTYWLIWLLEADANNGGLEKFFESDDNKAQLTYQALLSLKANEMAKIFLNAKNLYENDENSIFTEEMRTLSNKFTDYPDPLGQLIANYVQENGAEFYGPKNEMEMWTSKKAKGQNVPRFVTKEIDYKAEAIEDEKYSSRNCPECSQTVPDYRKSCKKCGFPVGRLKA, encoded by the coding sequence ATGAAGATAGAAGATAGAGTTCTGGATAGAGTCGATTCGGTAGGGTTTGAGAATCTATCAGATCCAGAAAAGACTTATTGGCTTATTTGGCTTCTTGAGGCTGATGCCAATAATGGCGGCTTAGAAAAGTTCTTTGAATCTGATGATAATAAAGCTCAATTAACATATCAGGCATTATTAAGTCTTAAAGCCAATGAAATGGCTAAAATCTTCCTTAATGCTAAAAATCTCTATGAGAACGATGAAAACTCAATATTCACTGAAGAAATGAGGACTCTTTCCAATAAATTTACCGACTATCCTGATCCACTTGGCCAACTAATAGCTAACTATGTTCAAGAAAATGGAGCAGAGTTCTATGGACCAAAAAACGAAATGGAAATGTGGACTTCTAAAAAAGCAAAAGGACAAAACGTTCCTCGTTTCGTGACAAAAGAGATTGACTATAAAGCAGAAGCCATCGAGGATGAGAAGTATTCAAGCCGTAACTGTCCAGAGTGTTCTCAGACAGTCCCGGATTATAGAAAAAGCTGCAAAAAATGTGGGTTTCCAGTTGGTAGGCTCAAGGCATAA
- a CDS encoding TIGR03643 family protein, which yields MTFTAEQQSRIIEMAWEDRTPFEAIELQFGLNESQVIKLMRREMKASSFKMWRKRVSGRTTKHLQLRSPDVSRAYCSTQYKPR from the coding sequence ATGACCTTCACCGCGGAACAACAATCGCGCATTATTGAGATGGCCTGGGAAGACAGAACGCCGTTTGAAGCCATCGAACTGCAGTTTGGTCTTAACGAATCACAAGTGATTAAACTGATGCGCAGAGAAATGAAAGCCAGCAGTTTTAAGATGTGGCGAAAACGTGTTTCAGGACGCACCACCAAACATTTGCAACTACGCAGTCCGGATGTCAGCCGAGCCTACTGCTCCACTCAATACAAGCCCAGATAA
- a CDS encoding alkaline phosphatase D family protein, with the protein MSLSPMPLTRRQFMFRSVAASAISYSAYSDSPEYAEFQHRQSHNTFPFQHGVASGDPLTDRVILWTRITPPRRDFSQLPDYPIHYRWRIALDAQFTQVVVHGHGSTDISRDFCVKVDASGLAPGQSYYYVFEALGQVSDIGRTKTLPQAGVEHVRLAFTSCSNYARGYFNVYKEIAQRADLDAVLHLGDYIYEYDNIEQSLTTGRLHQPTHETKTLQDYRLRHACYKTDKDLQEAHRQHPFIVIWDDHEVANNAWGALDKIATTDGGADNHQQHEGDWRVRLSAAVRAYMEWMPIREQVNQQGQHQVYRRFRFGDLLDLNMLDTRLAGRDVQSDDPDVRDDQNRTLLGYEQERWLENNLAQAQQDGVTWKLLGQQVMMAQFQLNNSPLNHDQWDGYPAARQRLFGHIRQANIDNFVVLTGDIHSSWALELRNNPFNDADENALGVELVTPAVTSPGIESQAQAVLAAASLQSLLPHLNFVEFYHRGYVLLDIRPQQIQAEWWVVDTVESPRYVSDCLRALIIPAGKSQLQPAGEISHAKSSALLAPEFSSSFAYLRQWRQDRRRYGLEGVLAANVGVR; encoded by the coding sequence ATGTCGCTATCCCCAATGCCGCTGACACGCCGACAATTTATGTTCCGCAGTGTGGCTGCTTCCGCGATTTCTTATTCGGCTTACAGCGATTCTCCGGAATACGCTGAGTTTCAGCACCGTCAGTCTCATAATACGTTTCCTTTTCAGCACGGCGTTGCCAGTGGTGATCCGTTAACCGATCGGGTTATTTTATGGACTCGTATCACGCCGCCACGCCGTGATTTTTCTCAGCTACCGGATTATCCGATTCATTATCGCTGGCGAATCGCGCTGGATGCGCAATTTACTCAGGTGGTAGTACATGGGCATGGCAGCACCGATATTAGCCGCGACTTTTGTGTAAAAGTGGATGCCAGCGGTTTAGCGCCAGGCCAGAGTTATTATTACGTGTTTGAAGCACTGGGGCAGGTGTCCGATATCGGGCGCACCAAAACGCTACCCCAGGCAGGCGTTGAGCATGTGCGGCTGGCGTTTACGTCGTGTTCGAATTACGCCCGTGGCTATTTCAACGTGTATAAGGAAATCGCCCAACGTGCAGATCTGGATGCGGTGCTCCATCTTGGGGATTACATTTACGAGTACGATAATATTGAGCAGAGCCTGACGACGGGTCGATTGCATCAGCCCACACACGAAACCAAAACACTGCAAGATTATCGTCTGCGCCACGCCTGTTATAAAACCGATAAAGATCTTCAGGAAGCTCATCGCCAGCATCCTTTTATTGTGATCTGGGATGATCATGAAGTGGCAAACAATGCCTGGGGCGCCTTGGATAAAATTGCCACGACAGACGGTGGCGCCGATAACCATCAACAACATGAGGGCGATTGGCGTGTGCGTTTATCCGCCGCAGTGCGCGCCTATATGGAATGGATGCCAATTCGAGAGCAAGTGAATCAACAGGGTCAGCATCAGGTGTATCGCCGCTTCCGTTTTGGCGATTTATTAGATCTGAACATGTTGGATACCCGACTGGCTGGTCGCGATGTTCAGTCGGATGATCCGGATGTTCGCGATGACCAGAATCGTACCTTATTGGGTTACGAGCAGGAGCGCTGGCTTGAGAATAACTTAGCTCAGGCACAACAAGACGGAGTAACCTGGAAGCTGCTGGGGCAGCAGGTGATGATGGCTCAATTTCAGCTGAATAACTCGCCACTCAATCATGATCAGTGGGATGGTTACCCGGCGGCGCGCCAGCGTTTGTTTGGCCATATTCGACAAGCCAATATCGACAACTTTGTGGTATTGACCGGCGATATCCATTCCAGCTGGGCGCTTGAATTGCGAAACAATCCTTTCAATGACGCTGATGAGAATGCTTTGGGTGTCGAACTGGTAACGCCTGCGGTGACTTCGCCAGGTATTGAAAGTCAGGCCCAGGCAGTGTTGGCTGCAGCCTCGTTACAATCTTTATTACCCCATTTGAATTTTGTTGAGTTCTATCATCGTGGTTACGTGCTGCTGGATATCCGCCCGCAGCAGATTCAGGCCGAGTGGTGGGTCGTGGATACTGTCGAAAGTCCGCGCTATGTCAGCGATTGCCTGCGTGCCCTGATCATTCCTGCCGGTAAGTCACAATTACAGCCCGCAGGCGAAATAAGCCACGCCAAATCTTCTGCGCTGCTGGCACCTGAATTTTCGTCCTCCTTTGCTTACCTGCGGCAATGGCGACAGGACAGACGCCGCTATGGGCTGGAAGGTGTACTGGCAGCTAACGTCGGTGTTCGTTAG